A window of the Dasypus novemcinctus isolate mDasNov1 chromosome 15, mDasNov1.1.hap2, whole genome shotgun sequence genome harbors these coding sequences:
- the STARD13 gene encoding stAR-related lipid transfer protein 13 isoform X2, translated as MKLDVNFQRKKSDDSDDDDLCLSNKWTFQRTSRRWSRVDELHSLSPGPPGGLGLRGAASRESVLTDLSEPELASSHSASSGASDGRGQPGTGAAPEARNSAGPSDRPAMRDAAPASGLHPPSPGDALAPAGLPQQEKPARTRARSFLKRMETRRAKGAAGRRKGRGPPVGGPALLPGPEALQAGPGLHIPNGHLRGPAASPRAGGASSDGSQSENGSSRQSTPCPKERKCHEAHKRGGMYLEDLDVLAGSAPPRTGAQGHPHEFHSQEDLVVVHVPKDHKPGTFPKALSIESLSPTGSGHGDTWRTSGLSLGAQPDAGMREPRLLASCPRESRMSIYDNVPGSHLCASTGDLLDLEKDRIFPHLDDILQHVNGLQEVVDGWSRSVLPEPQAPGGSAAEPGPSPLPSPCQLSPGFEGNSASAGRSTPSNGDRDGASLQEAEAPGGRERRDSGVGASLTRPSRRLRWNSFQLSHQPQPSTASPHISSQTAGQLNLLQRFSLLRLTAIMEKHSMSSKHGWTWSVPKFMRRIRVPDYKDKTVFGVPLIVHVQRTGQPLPQSIQQALRFLRSNCLDQVGLFRKSGVKSRIQALRQMNESFPDNVSYEDQSAYDVADMVKQFFRDLPEPLFTSKLSETFLHIYQYVPKEQQLVAAQAAVLLLADENREVLHTLLCFLNDVVHAVAENQMTPMNLAVCLAPSLFHLNLVKRDSSPRATQKKYATGKPDQKDLSENLAAARGLAHMIVECEQLFQVPHEMLAQSHSAYVEAGVHSPTLEDLGRPLEGSGASLHTYLEQLAQGLQKEAKEKFKGWVACSSAHNAELAFKKVGDGNPLKLWKASVEVEAPPSVVLNRVLRERHLWDEDFVQWKVVETLDKQTEVYQYVLDSMAPHPSRDFVVLRTWKTDLPRGTCSLVSVSVEHEEALPLGGVRAVVMESQYLIEPGGSGKSRLTHVCRVDLKGHSPEWYTKGFGHLCAAEVARIRNSFQPLAAEGPETKI; from the exons AGTGACGACTCGGACGACGACGACCTCTGTCTCAGCAACAAATGGACTTTCCAGAGGACCAGCCGGCGATGGTCGCGCGTGGACGAGCTGCACTCGCTGTCGCCGGGGCCGCCGGGGGGCCTGGGGCTGCGGGGGGCCGCCAGCAGGGAGAGCGTGCTCACCGACCTGAGTGAGCCCGAGCTGGCCTCCAGCCACAGCGCCAGCAGCGGGGCCAGCGACGGCCGCGGCCAGCCGGGGACGGGCGCTGCGCCCGAGGCCCGCAACAGTGCCGGGCCCTCCGACAGACCGGCCATGCGCGATGCTGCCCCGGCCAGCGGCCTGCACCCGCCGTCCCCCGGGGACGCCCTGGCCCCCGCGGGCCTCCCTCAGCAGGAGAAGCCGGCCAGGACCAGGGCCAGGTCATTTCTGAAGCGCATGGAAACGCGACGGGCCAAAGGCGCAGCGGGAAGGCGCAAGGGCCGCGGCCCCCCAGTCGGGGGGCCCGCGCTGCTGCCGGGGCCCGAGGCCCTCCAGGCCGGGCCAGGCCTGCACATCCCGAACGGCCACCTCCGGGGCCCAGCTGCCTCGCCGAGGGCTGGCGGGGCCAGCAGCGACGGCAGCCAGTCGGAAAATGGCAGCAGCAGGCAGAGCACGCCCTGCCCGAAGGAGCGCAAGTGCCACGAGGCCCACAAGCGTGGCGGCATGTACCTGGAGGACCTGGACGTGCTGGCCGGGTCGGCACCGCCGCGCACCGGGGCGCAGGGCCACCCGCACGAGTTCCACTCCCAGGAGGACCTGGTGGTGGTGCACGTCCCCAAGGACCACAAGCCCGGAACCTTCCCCAAGGCGCTGTCCATCGAAAGCCTGTCCCCCACGGGCAGCGGCCACGGGGATACCTGGAGGACCAGCGGGCTCTCTCTGGGCGCGCAGCCGGACGCCGGCATGCGGGAGCCCAGGCTCCTGGCCTCCTGCCCCCGAGAAAGCCGCATGAGCATCTATGACAACGTCCCGGGCTCCCACCTGTGCGCCAGCACCGGGGATCTCCTGGACCTGGAGAAGGACCGAATCTTCCCGCACCTAGACGACATCCTGCAGCACGTCAACGGGCTCCAGGAGGTGGTGGACGGCTGGTCCAGGAGCGTCCTGCCAGAGCCACAGGCGCCCGGCGGATCGGCCGCCGAGCCGGGCCCGTCCCCGCTCCCCTCGCCCTGTCAGCTCAGCCCGGGTTTCGAAGGAAACTCTGCCTCTGCGGGCCGGAGCACGCCCAGCAACGGGGACAGGGACGGAGCGTCACTGCAAGAGGCCGAGGCCCCAGGCGGCCGAGAGAGGAGGGATTCTGGCGTGGGGGCGTCACTGACCAGGCCGAGCAG GCGACTCCGGTGGAACAGTTTCCAGCTCTCACACCAGCCGCAGCCGTCCACGGCGTCGCCCCACATCAGCAGCCAGACGGCCGGCCAGCTCAACCTGCTGCAGCGCTTCTCGCTGCTGCGCCTCACGGCCATCATGGAGAAGCACTCCATGTCCAGCAAGCACGGCTGGACGTG GTCAGTCCCCAAGTTCATGAGGAGGATAAGGGTTCCTGATTACAAAGACAAGACCGTGTTTGGCGTTCCGCTCATCGTGCACGTCCAGAGGACggggcagcccctgccccagaGCATCCAGCAGGCGCTGCGGTTTCTGCGCAGCAATTGCCTCGATCAG GTGGGTCTTTTCCGGAAGTCGGGGGTGAAGTCTCGAATCCAGGCCTTACGTCAGATGAACGAGAGCTTCCCTGACAACGTCAGCTATGAAGACCAGTCGGCCTACGACGTGGCGGACATGGTGAAGCAGTTCTTCCGGGACCTTCCGGAGCCGCTCTTCACCAGCAAGCTCAGCGAGACCTTCCTCCACATCTACCAGT ATGTCCCGAAGGAGCAGCAGCTGGTGGCCGCGCAGGCCGCCGTCCTCCTGCTGGCCGATGAGAACCGCGAGGTGCTGCACACGCTGCTGTGCTTCCTGAACGACGTGGTGCACGCCGTGGCGGAGAACCAGATGACGCCCATGAACCTGGCCGTGTGCCTGGCCCCCTCGCTCTTCCACCTCAACCTCGTGAAGAGAGACAGCTCCCCGAG GGCTACCCAGAAGAAGTACGCCACCGGGAAGCCTGACCAGAAGGACCTGAGCGAGAACCTGGCGGCGGCGCGGGGGCTGGCGCACATGATCGTGGAGTGCGAGCAGCTGTTCCAG GTGCCGCACGAGATGCTGGCGCAGTCGCACAGCGCGTACGTGGAGGCCGGGGTCCACTCTCCAACCCTGGAAGACCTGGGGAGACCGCTGGAGGGGAGCGGGGCCTCTCTGCACACGTACCTGGAGCAGCTGGCGCAGGGCCTCCAGAAGGAAGCCAAGGAGAAGTTCAAGGGATGGGTGGCCTGTTCCAGCGCGCACAACGCAGAGCTCGCCTTCAAGAAG GTGGGCGACGGGAACCCGCTGAAGCTGTGGAAGGCGTCGGTGGAGGTGGAGGCGCCGCCCTCAGTGGTGCTGAACCGGGTGCTGAGGGAGCGCCACCTCTGGGACGAGGACTTCGTGCAGTGGAAGGTGGTGGAGACGCTGGACAAGCAGACGGAGGTCTACCAGTACGTGCTGGACAGCATGGCCCCGCACCCGTCCAGGGACTTCGTGGTCCTCAG GACCTGGAAGACGGACCTGCCCCGGGGCACGTGTAGCCTGGTGTCGGTGTCCGTGGAGCACGAGGAGGCCCTGCCGCTGGGCGGCGTGCGGGCCGTCGTCATGGAGTCCCAGTACCTGATCGAGCCGGGCGGCTCCGGCAAGTCAAGGCTGACCCACGTCTGCAGGGTGGACCTGAA AGGTCACTCCCCCGAGTGGTACACCAAAGGCTTTGGACACCTGTGCGCCGCCGAAGTGGCCAGGATTAGAAACTCTTTCCAGCCCCTCGCGGCAGAGGGTCCAGAAACAAAAATCTGA